The following coding sequences lie in one Primulina huaijiensis isolate GDHJ02 chromosome 2, ASM1229523v2, whole genome shotgun sequence genomic window:
- the LOC140967890 gene encoding clathrin heavy chain 1-like — protein MAAANAPITMKEALTLTSIGINPQFITFTNVTMESDKYICVRETSPQNSVVIIDMSMPNQPLRRPITADSALMNPNTRILALKAQLPGTTQDHLQIFNIEAKAKMKSHQMPEQVVFWKWISPKMLGLVTQSSVYHWSIEGDSEPVKMFDRTANLANNQIINYKCDPSEKWLVLIGIAPGSPERPQLVKGSMQLFSVEQQRSQALEAHAASFASFRVAGNDKDSILISFATKSSNSGQISSKLHVIELGAQPGKPSFTKKQADLFFPPDFADDFPVAMQISHKYSLIYVITKLGLLFVYDLDSAAAVYRNRISPDPIFLTSEASSLGGFYAINRRGQVLLATVNEATIVPFVSGQLNNLELAVNLAKRGNLPGAENLVVQRFQELFAQTKYKEAAELAAESPQGILRTPDTVAKFQSVPVQTGQTPPLLQYFGTLLTKGKLNVFESLELSRLVVNQNKKNLLENWLAEDKLECSEELGDLVKTVDNDLALKIFIKARATPKVVAAFAERREFDKILIYSKQVGYTPDYLFLLQTILRSDPQGAVNFALMMSQMEGGCPVDYNTITDLFLQRNMIREATAFLLDVLKPNLPEHAFLQTKVLEINLVTFPNVADAILANGMFSHYDRPRIAQLCEKAGLYVRALQHYSELPDIKRVIVNTHAIEPQALVEFFGTLSPEWALECMKDLLLVNLRGNLQIIVQVAKEYCEQLGVEVCIKLFEQFKSYEGLYFFLGSYLSSSEDPEIHFKYIEAAAKTGQIKEVERVTRESNFYDAEKTKNFLMEAKLPDARPLINVCDRFGFVPDLTHYLYSNNMLRYIEGYVQKVNPGNAPLVVGQLLDDECPEDFIKGLILSVRSLLPVEPLVEECEKRNRLRLLTQFLEHLVSEGSQDVHVHNALGKIIIDSNNNPEHFLNTNPYYDSRVVGKYCEKRDPTLAVIAYRRGQCDDELINVTNKNSLFKLQARYVVERMDSDLWGKVLDPENEFRRLLIDQVVSTALPESKSPEQVSAAVKAFMTADLPHELIELLEKIVLQNSAFSGNFNLQNLLILTAIKADPSRVMDYINRLDNFDGPAVGEVAVEAQLYEEAFAIFKKFNLNVQAVNVLLDNIRDINRAVEFAFRVEEDAVWSQVARAQLREGLLSDAIESFIRADDATQFLEVIRAAEDADVYYDLVKYLLMVRQKTKEPKVDSELIYAYAKIDRLGDIEEFILMPNVANLPNVGDRLYDEALYEAAKIIFAFISNWGKLAITLVKLKQFQGAVDAARKANSAKTWKEVCFACVDAEEFRLAQICGLNIIVQVDDLEEVSEFYQNRGCFNELISLMESGLGLERAHMGIFTELGVLYARYRHGKLMEHIKLFSTRLNIPKLIRACDEQQHWQELTYLYAQYDEFDNAATTVMNHSPEAWEHMQFKDIIVKVANVELYYKAVHFYLQEHPDLINDILNVLALRIDHTRVVDIMRKAGHLRLVKPYMVAVQSNNVSAVNEALNEIYVEEEDYDRLRESIDLHDNFDQIGLAQKIEKHELLEMRRVAAYIYKKAGRWKLSIALSKKDNLYKDAMETASQSGDRELAEELLVYFIEQGKKECFASCLFVCYDLIRPDVALELAWMNNMFDFAFPFLLQFIREYTGKVDELIKEKIEALKEVKAKENEEKDVILQQNLYAQLLPLALPAPPMPGMGGPGMGSGYGAAPPPMGGMGMPPMPPFGMPPMGSY, from the exons ATGGCGGCCGCTAACGCTCCGATTACCATGAAAGAAGCCCTCACT CTGACTAGCATAGGGATCAATCCTCAATTCATTACCTTTACAAATGTGACGATGGAATCTGATAAGTATATTTGTGTTCGTGAGACTTCTCCTCAAAACAGCGTGGTGATTATTGATATGAGCATGCCAAATCAGCCACTGAGGCGGCCTATTACTGCAGATTCTGCGCTTATGAATCCAAATACTAGGATTTTGGCACTGAAAG CTCAACTTCCAGGAACCACTCAAGATCActtacaaatatttaacattgaAGCCAAAGCAAAGATGAAGTCACATCAGATGCCTGAGCAG GTTGTGTTTTGGAAATGGATTAGCCCTAAGATGTTGGGTTTGGTGACACAGTCCTCGGTATATCATTGGTCAATTGAAG GTGATTCTGAACCTGTAAAGATGTTCGATAGAACGGCTAACTTAGCAAAcaatcaaatcatcaattataAATGTGATCCTTCTGAAAAGTGGCTGGTTTTGATTGGCATTGCTCCTGGTTCACCTGAG CGGCCTCAACTGGTCAAAGGAAGTATGCAGCTGTTTTCTGTCGAACAGCAACGTAGTCAGGCCCTTGAAGCACATGCTGCCTCATTTGCTTCTTTCAGA GTGGCAGGAAATGATAAAGATTCAATTCTTATTTCTTTTGCTACAAAATCTTCAAATTCTGGTCAAATTTCATCAAAGTTGCATGTTATTGAGCTTGGTGCTCAGCCAG GGAAACCTTCATTTACAAAAAAACAAGCAGATCTGTTCTTCCCTCCAGATTTTGCTGACGACTTTCCTGTGGCCATGCAG ATATCTCATAAATATAGTCTTATTTACGTGATTACAAAGCTGGGGCTGCTCTTTGTGTACGATTTGGATTCTGCTGCTGCCGTATACAGAAATAGAATCAGTCCAGATCCCATTTTCCTGACGTCAGAAGCTTCATCTCTTGGAGGTTTCTATGCTATTAACAGGCGAGGGCAGGTTTTACTTGCTACAGTAAATGAAGCAACTATTGTGCCGTTTGTCAGTGGCCAG CTAAACAATCTGGAGCTTGCTGTCAATCTTGCAAAAAGAGGAAACCTTCCTGGTGCCGAGAATTTG GTTGTCCAACGTTTCCAAGAATTGTTTGCTCAGACAAAGTACAAAGAGGCCGCAGAGCTTGCTGCAGAATCTCCTCAAGGCATCCTTCGGACACCCGACACTGTTGCTAAGTTTCAG AGTGTTCCTGTTCAAACTGGGCAGACACCACCATTGCTGCAGTATTTTGGGACGCTGTTAACTAAAGGAAAGCTAAATGTGTTTGAATCTTTGGAGTTATCTCGTCTTGTTGTCAACCAGAACAAGAAGAATCTATTGGAGAACTGGTTGGCTGAAGATAAACTTGAGTGCAGTGAAGAACTTGGAGACCTTGTGAAG ACTGTTGACAATGACCTCGcacttaaaatatttatcaaagcCAGAGCTACGCCAAAAGTTGTTGCAGCCTTTGCTGAGCGTCGTGAGTTTGACAAAATCTTGATATATTCGAAACAG GTTGGCTATACACCAGACTACCTGTTCCTTTTGCAAACCATACTCCGGTCAGATCCTCAG GGAGCTGTTAATTTTGCACTTATGATGTCTCAAATGGAGGGAGGTTGTCCTGTTGATTACAATACCATTACTGATCTCTTTCTACAG AGGAACATGATTCGTGAAGCAACAGCATTTCTTTTGGATGTACTGAAGCCGAATTTGCCAGAGCATGCATTCCTGCAGACTAAG GTCCTGGAGATCAACCTCGTGACCTTTCCTAATGTAGCGGATGCTATTTTGGCAAATGGAATGTTTAGTCATTATGATAGACCGCGGATCGCTCAACTTTGTGAAAAAGCTGGCCTTTATGTTCGAGCACTTCAG CATTACTCCGAGCTGCCAGATATCAAACGTGTTATTGTCAATACTCATGCAATTGAGCCACAG GCACTCGTGGAGTTCTTTGGGACACTTTCTCCAGAATGGGCACTGGAATGTATGAAAGATCTTCTACTTGTCAATTTGAGGGGAAACCTTCAGATAATTGTTCAG GTTGCGAAAGAATACTGTGAACAACTGGGTGTTGAAGTATGTATAAAGCTATTCGAGCAGTTTAAGTCCTATGAAGGATTATATTTCTTCTTGGGGTCGTATTTGAGCTCTAG TGAGGATCCTGAGATTCACTTCAAGTACATTGAAGCTGCTGCCAAAACTGGACAAATTAAAGAGGTGGAGCGTGTGACGAGAGAATCAAATTTCTATGATGCTGAAAAGACTAAGAACTTTTTAATGGAAGCAAAACTTCCAGATGCAAGACCACTTATCAATGTCTGTGACCGTTTTGGTTTTGTTCCAGACCTCACACATTACTTATACTCTAACAACATGCTTCGCTACATTGAAGGTTATGTGCAAAAG GTCAATCCTGGAAATGCTCCATTGGTTGTTGGCCAACTCCTAGATGACGAATGTCCTGAGGATTTCATTAAAGGTTTGATCCTTTCTGTCCGCTCTCTGCTTCCAGTTGAGCCTCTTGTGGAAGAGTGTGAGAAAAG GAATCGCCTCCGCCTACTTACTCAATTTTTGGAACATCTTGTGAGTGAAGGAAGCCAAGATGTGCATGTCCACAATGCTTTAGGTAAAATCATAATTGATAGCAACAACAATCCCGAGCACTTTCTTAACACCAATCCGTACTATGATTCACGTGTTGTGGGCAAGTATTGTGAGAAGCGTGATCCTACCCTTGCTGTCATCGCGTACAGAAGAGGACAATGTGATGATGAACTCATTAATGTGACAAATAAGAACTCTTTGTTCAAGCTGCAAGCCAG ATATGTGGTTGAAAGAATGGACTCTGATCTCTGGGGAAAAGTTCTAGATCCAGAAAATGAATTCAGAAGGCTGCTCATCGATCAAGTTGTATCAACTGCTTTGCCTGAAAGCAAGAGCCCAGAGCAAGTCTCTGCTGCTGTTAAAGCTTTTATGACAGCTGATCTTCCTCACGAACTAATTGAATTGCTTGAAAAGATTGTTCTTCAAAATTCGGCATTTAGTGGGAACTTTAACCTGCAAAACTTACTTATCTTGACTGCCATCAAGGCAGATCCATCCAGGGTTATGGACTACATTAATAGACTTGATAACTTTGACGGCCCGGCGGTTGGAGAAGTTGCTGTGGAAGCTCAACTATATGAAGAAGCTTTTGCGATTTTTAAGAAGTTTAATTTGAATGTCCAGGCTGTCAATGTTTTACTGGATAACATTCGAGACATTAACCGAGCTGTAGAATTTGCATTCCGTGTTGAAGAAGATGCTGTGTGGAGTCAAGTGGCCAGAGCTCAACTCAGGGAAGGCCTGTTGAGTGATGCAATCGAGTCATTTATACGTGCCGATGATGCCACCCAATTCTTGGAAGTCATCCGAGCTGCAGAGGATGCAGATGTTTATTATGACCTGGTGAAGTACCTTCTCATGGTTAGGCAAAAAACTAAAGAGCCCAAAGTGGACAGTGAGCTCATATATGCATACGCCAAGATTGATAGGCTTGGTGACAttgaagaatttattcttatgcCGAATGTTGCTAATCTTCCTAATGTTGGTGATCGCTTGTATGATGAAGCTTTGTACGAGGCTGCAAAGATTATTTTCGCCTTTATTTCTAActggggtaaattggcaatcaCACTTGTGAAGTTGAAGCAATTTCAAGGTGCTGTCGATGCAGCCCGGAAGGCTAATAGCGCCAAGACGTGGAAAGAAGTCTGCTTTGCCTGTGTTGATGCTGAGGAGTTTCGCTTGGCTCAGATATGTGGTCTCAACATCATTGTACAG GTTGATGATCTGGAAGAGGTCAGTGAGTTTTATCAAAACAGGGGATGCTTTAATGAGCTTATATCACTTATGGAGAGCGGTTTAGGATTGGAACGAGCCCATATGGGGATCTTCACCGAGTTGGGTGTCCTCTATGCTAGATATCGCCATGGGAAGCTTATGGAGCACATCAAATTATTCTCTACTCGTCTCAATATTCCCAAGCTGATCCGAGCTTGCGATGAACAGCAGCATTGGCAAGAACTGACTTATCTATATGCCCAGTATGACGAATTTGATAATGCGGCAACAACTGTCATGAATCATTCCCCAGAGGCTTGGGAACACATGCAATTCAAAGACATTATTGTCAAAGTTGCCAACGTCGAGCTATATTACAAAGCTGTGCACTTCTATTTGCAAGAGCACCCCGACCTCATCAATGATATCTTGAATGTCCTTGCTCTTCGAATTGATCACACTcgtgttgtagacataatgagAAAA GCGGGTCATCTGCGTCTTGTTAAGCCTTATATGGTAGCAGTTCAGAGCAATAATGTGTCTGCAGTGAACGAAGCTCTCAATGAGATATATGTCGAGGAAGAGGATTATGATAGACTACGTGAATCAATTGATTTACACGATAATTTCGATCAGATTGGCCTTGCTCAAAAG ATTGAAAAGCACGAGCTTCTTGAGATGAGGCGTGTTGCTGCTTACATCTACAAGAAAGCCGGCAGGTGGAAGTTATCAATTGCATTGTCCAAGAAAGACAACCTTTACAAAGATGCAATGGAGACAGCATCACAATCGGGTGATCGGGAACTTGCTGAAGAGTTGCTTGTTTACTTCATTGAGCAG GGTAAGAAGGAGTGCTTTGCATCGTGCCTCTTCGTTTGTTATGATCTGATTCGCCCAGATGTTGCACTTGAGCTTGCATGGATGAATAACATGTTTGACTTTGCCTTTCCATTTCTGTTACAG TTTATCCGTGAATACACTGGCAAAGTTGATGAACTAATTAAGGAGAAGATTGAGGCCTTGAAGGAAGTGAAGGCAAAAGAGAATGAGGAGAAAGATGTTATCTTGCAACAG AATTTGTATGCCCAGTTGCTGCCTCTCGCTTTACCGGCTCCACCTATGCCAGGCATGGGAGGTCCCGGAATGGGAAGTGGTTATGGTGCAGCGCCTCCACCAATGGGTGGTATGGGCATGCCTCCTATGCCACCATTTGGCATGCCACCGATGGGGTCTTATTGA
- the LOC140959522 gene encoding early nodulin-like protein 6, with amino-acid sequence MASYFLIPLTILSLLSAISVQCVELEVGRDDGWAIPSTKNQQLYNDWASSNRFKVNDTLRFRYQKDSVLEVTQEEYEKCRSSHPIFFSNNGNTLFTLDRSGLFYFISGVSGHCERGLKMIIKVLELEPVTPPANQSLSSPSSASSNALGFAASVFMLVLVFTVL; translated from the exons ATGGCTTCATATTTTCTTATCCCTTTAACCATATTATCATTACTATCGGCGATTTCAGTGCAGTGCGTGGAGTTGGAAGTCGGCCGAGACGATGGATGGGCAATTCCTTCGACAAAGAATCAACAATTGTACAACGATTGGGCTTCAAGTAACAGGTTTAAGGTTAATGACACCTTGA GGTTCCGGTACCAGAAGGATTCAGTGTTGGAGGTCACACAGGAAGAGTACGAAAAATGCCGATCGTCCCACCCCATATTCTTCTCCAACAACGGCAACACCCTCTTCACTCTCGACCGCTCTGGCCTCTTCTACTTCATCAGTGGCGTCTCCGGCCACTGCGAAAGGGGACTCAAGATGATCATAAAAGTACTCGAGCTCGAACCCGTCACTCCACCCGCAAATCAATCCTTATCCTCACCCAGCAGTGCCAGCAGTAATGCCCTTGGTTTTGCTGCTTCTGTGTTCATGCTGGTGCTGGTTTTCACGGTTCTCTAG